The Parashewanella tropica genome window below encodes:
- a CDS encoding DUF885 domain-containing protein, producing MSIKTSLSAVAVSLSLLLTGCNTTPAPESAASVVTKQSESEKANKLFDDMFMESVMASPVGQTYLGIKKDYDKWDDLSDKSYAEDLARTKRNLKKLDNIDYAKLDTQTKLSYDLLKQSLEQDIADYQWRYHTYPVNQMYGVHSTTPSFLINQHRIDNVDDANAYISRLNGVKARFEQLEDALTIRADKGIIAPKFVFNYVISDSKNIIKGAPFTKGEDSVLLADFKRKVNKLEISQAEKDQLIGNAKKALINSIGPAYKQFIAYAKNLQAKADTRDGAWKLPNGETFYNNALARTTTTDMTAEQIHKLGLKEVARIHNEMRAIMKKVGFKGSLQEFFKFMRDDEQFYYPDTKEGRQAYLKEATAMIDNMQSRLDEVFKIKPKAPLIVQRVEAFREKSAGKAFYQQPAPDGSRPGMYYANLYDMKAMPKYQMEALAYHEGLPGHHMQIAISQELEGIPKFRKYGRYTAYVEGWGLYTEYFPKEMGLYKDPYSDFGRLAMELWRACRLVVDTGIHEKKWTREQGIKYYTDNTPNAVSDAVKMVERHIVMPSQATAYKIGMIKIQQLRAKAEKQMGDKFDIRDFHTLILKNGPLPLDVLEQKVDNWIANPQSM from the coding sequence ATGTCTATAAAAACATCATTAAGTGCTGTAGCTGTGTCTCTTTCACTTCTACTCACAGGCTGTAACACAACTCCTGCTCCTGAATCAGCGGCAAGCGTTGTAACAAAACAATCTGAATCAGAAAAAGCCAATAAACTGTTTGACGACATGTTTATGGAATCCGTCATGGCTAGTCCAGTTGGCCAAACTTATTTAGGTATCAAAAAAGACTACGATAAGTGGGACGATTTAAGTGACAAATCATACGCTGAAGATCTGGCTCGCACGAAACGTAATCTAAAAAAACTTGATAACATTGATTACGCAAAGCTGGATACCCAAACCAAACTGAGCTATGACTTGCTTAAGCAAAGCTTAGAACAAGACATCGCAGACTATCAGTGGCGTTATCACACCTACCCAGTGAACCAAATGTACGGTGTTCACTCTACAACTCCATCATTCTTAATCAATCAACACCGTATTGATAATGTTGATGATGCAAATGCCTACATCAGCCGCTTAAACGGCGTTAAAGCGCGTTTCGAGCAATTAGAAGACGCACTGACTATCCGTGCTGACAAAGGTATTATTGCCCCTAAGTTCGTGTTCAACTACGTGATTTCTGACAGCAAAAACATCATTAAAGGCGCGCCTTTCACTAAAGGTGAAGACAGCGTACTGTTGGCTGACTTTAAACGTAAAGTGAACAAGCTCGAAATCAGCCAAGCAGAAAAAGACCAGCTTATTGGCAATGCTAAAAAAGCACTGATTAACAGTATTGGTCCAGCTTATAAGCAATTCATTGCATACGCGAAGAACCTACAAGCAAAAGCGGACACTCGTGACGGTGCGTGGAAACTACCAAACGGTGAGACCTTCTACAACAACGCTCTTGCTCGTACTACAACGACTGATATGACAGCTGAGCAAATCCACAAGCTTGGTCTAAAAGAAGTCGCTCGTATTCATAACGAAATGCGCGCCATTATGAAGAAAGTAGGTTTTAAAGGCTCATTGCAAGAATTCTTCAAGTTCATGCGTGATGATGAGCAGTTCTATTACCCAGACACCAAAGAAGGTCGCCAAGCTTACTTAAAAGAAGCAACGGCAATGATTGACAACATGCAGTCTCGCTTAGATGAAGTGTTCAAAATCAAACCTAAAGCACCTTTGATCGTTCAGCGTGTAGAAGCTTTCCGTGAAAAATCAGCGGGTAAAGCTTTCTACCAGCAACCTGCGCCGGACGGCTCTCGCCCAGGTATGTACTACGCAAACTTATACGATATGAAGGCAATGCCTAAGTATCAAATGGAAGCTTTGGCTTACCATGAAGGTCTACCGGGTCACCACATGCAGATTGCCATTTCTCAAGAGCTAGAAGGCATTCCAAAATTCCGTAAATATGGTCGCTATACTGCTTATGTAGAAGGCTGGGGACTTTATACTGAATACTTCCCTAAAGAAATGGGCTTATACAAAGATCCATATTCTGATTTCGGTCGTTTAGCTATGGAACTATGGCGTGCATGTCGCTTAGTGGTTGATACTGGTATTCACGAGAAGAAGTGGACTCGTGAACAAGGCATTAAGTATTACACAGACAACACACCAAACGCAGTATCTGATGCAGTTAAAATGGTTGAACGTCACATCGTAATGCCTTCACAAGCAACGGCTTACAAGATTGGTATGATCAAAATCCAACAGCTACGAGCCAAAGCTGAAAAGCAAATGGGTGATAAGTTTGATATCCGTGACTTCCACACTCTAATTCTGAAAAATGGCCCATTACCATTAGACGTACTAGAGCAAAAAGTAGATAACTGGATTGCAAACCCACAAAGCATGTAA
- a CDS encoding DUF962 domain-containing protein: MKTIEQHLSNYKSVHLNTNNIITHFIGIPTIIWSIMVWLSFFRFSLGAGYEISAAMILAIVVMAYYFYLNVKLAIGMLVLFGPLLWLANSISVINESGWVALVVFVIGWILQFLGHKFEGMKPAFIDDLSQLFIGPLFLVAEIYFSVGWLKELNQEVVEQAIEKRMKLDALKVQG, encoded by the coding sequence ATGAAAACGATTGAACAACATCTTTCTAATTATAAAAGCGTTCACTTAAATACCAATAATATCATCACTCATTTTATTGGTATTCCCACCATTATATGGTCAATCATGGTTTGGTTAAGTTTCTTTAGATTTTCTCTTGGTGCGGGATATGAAATTTCTGCGGCCATGATTTTGGCTATAGTAGTGATGGCTTATTATTTTTACCTCAATGTAAAGTTAGCTATAGGGATGTTGGTGTTGTTTGGCCCTCTGCTTTGGCTGGCAAATAGTATCTCAGTCATTAATGAAAGTGGTTGGGTGGCGTTAGTGGTTTTTGTTATTGGTTGGATTTTACAGTTTTTAGGTCATAAGTTTGAAGGGATGAAACCAGCGTTTATTGATGATCTTAGCCAGCTTTTTATCGGTCCTTTATTTCTTGTTGCAGAGATTTACTTTTCCGTTGGCTGGCTGAAGGAATTGAATCAAGAGGTGGTAGAGCAAGCGATAGAAAAGCGCATGAAATTAGATGCACTTAAGGTACAAGGATAA
- a CDS encoding HlyC/CorC family transporter, giving the protein MDAISTGTLLVTLIILIMCSAYFSSSETALMTLNRYRLRHLADSGNRGAQQAAKLLEKPDRLIGLILIGNNIVNIIAPVIAAEIGHRMSGDLGVAVATGILTLVILVFAEVTPKTLAALHPEKVAFPSSYILRVLAVVMRPLVYGLNLITMFFLRSLGTDKETSANALTQEELRTVVNEAGALIPQRHQDMLLSILDLEKMTVQDVMVPRSDIYAINMNDDFKLINKQVIQSPHTRVLVYRDNVDDAVGFIHLRDALRLQSKQQFSKSSLLRAVKELYFIPEGTPLNTQLANFQQNKERVGIVVDEYGDIQGLVTVDDILEEIVGDFTTSMLPAPSEEIIPQQDGSYLIDAGINVRDLNKEMKWDMPIDGPKTLNGLILEYLEDIPTERTSLRLAGYPVEVIEVADNMIKTVRVMPQFYKQSQ; this is encoded by the coding sequence TTGGACGCTATCTCAACCGGAACCCTTCTGGTTACCTTAATAATCCTTATCATGTGTTCGGCTTATTTCTCAAGCTCAGAAACCGCCCTGATGACCCTTAACCGTTACCGCCTTCGTCACTTAGCTGACAGTGGCAACCGTGGAGCACAACAAGCCGCAAAACTTTTAGAAAAGCCTGATCGCTTGATTGGTCTAATTCTTATTGGTAACAATATTGTAAATATCATTGCCCCTGTTATCGCCGCAGAAATTGGGCATCGTATGTCAGGTGACTTAGGTGTCGCCGTCGCAACAGGTATTCTTACATTAGTTATTTTGGTTTTTGCAGAAGTGACACCAAAAACACTTGCTGCACTTCATCCAGAAAAAGTGGCTTTTCCATCCAGCTATATTTTAAGAGTTCTCGCTGTGGTTATGCGGCCATTGGTTTATGGACTTAATCTGATCACCATGTTCTTCTTGCGCTCATTAGGCACAGATAAAGAAACATCAGCCAATGCCCTAACCCAAGAAGAATTAAGAACCGTAGTGAATGAAGCCGGCGCACTTATTCCGCAACGCCACCAAGATATGCTGCTGTCGATTTTAGATTTAGAAAAAATGACAGTTCAAGATGTGATGGTACCTCGTTCAGATATTTATGCCATCAACATGAATGACGACTTTAAACTCATCAATAAACAGGTGATTCAAAGCCCTCATACTCGTGTCCTTGTTTACCGGGATAATGTTGATGATGCTGTAGGCTTTATCCATCTACGTGATGCGCTTCGTCTGCAATCAAAGCAACAATTCAGTAAATCTTCGTTACTTCGAGCGGTGAAAGAGTTGTACTTCATCCCAGAAGGCACGCCACTCAACACTCAACTTGCTAATTTCCAGCAAAATAAAGAGCGCGTAGGCATAGTGGTAGACGAATATGGTGATATTCAAGGTCTTGTTACAGTAGATGATATTCTTGAAGAAATCGTTGGTGACTTTACCACTTCAATGCTACCAGCACCCAGTGAAGAAATCATTCCTCAGCAAGACGGCAGTTACTTAATTGACGCTGGCATTAACGTCCGTGATCTTAATAAGGAAATGAAGTGGGATATGCCAATTGATGGACCTAAGACGTTGAATGGATTGATTTTAGAATACCTTGAAGATATTCCTACCGAACGAACCAGTTTGCGTCTTGCAGGATATCCTGTAGAAGTGATTGAAGTGGCTGATAATATGATTAAAACAGTTAGAGTCATGCCACAATTTTATAAGCAAAGTCAGTAA
- a CDS encoding cytochrome C assembly family protein: MVIFSAAAIFFYCWAFYLVTSRLFHTDGPNRKLVVLVAAFAVSLHGAALSEAIITAEGQNFSLTNVISLVNWIIALAFTIVLIRIKVIVVVPVIYAFSIISVALLWLVPPEYIYHFEQYPEVLAHVILSLMAYSTLMIAALYAIQLAVIQHKLKSKQLIMSPAIPPLMTVEKQLYHLVVIGVILLSLALATGFIFLDDMFAEGKGHKAVLSIIAWFVYIAMLWQQYQIGVKVKTAVIYTLTGATLLSAGYFGARIVKELILS, translated from the coding sequence ATGGTTATTTTTTCTGCAGCCGCTATTTTCTTCTATTGCTGGGCTTTTTATTTAGTTACTAGTCGGTTATTTCATACCGATGGTCCAAATCGCAAATTAGTGGTTTTGGTTGCAGCATTTGCGGTGTCATTGCATGGTGCTGCGCTAAGCGAAGCCATCATTACCGCAGAAGGTCAAAATTTTAGTCTAACCAATGTCATATCCTTGGTTAACTGGATCATCGCTCTTGCTTTCACAATCGTATTGATCAGAATTAAAGTCATTGTCGTTGTCCCTGTTATTTATGCCTTTTCTATTATATCAGTGGCATTGCTTTGGTTAGTACCGCCTGAGTACATCTATCACTTTGAGCAATACCCTGAAGTCCTTGCCCACGTCATTTTATCATTAATGGCATATAGCACCTTAATGATTGCCGCGTTATACGCTATTCAACTTGCCGTTATCCAACATAAGCTCAAAAGCAAACAACTGATCATGAGTCCTGCTATTCCTCCATTAATGACTGTCGAGAAGCAGCTTTATCACTTAGTGGTTATCGGCGTTATTTTACTGAGTTTGGCTTTAGCTACTGGTTTTATCTTCTTAGATGATATGTTCGCAGAGGGTAAAGGTCATAAGGCTGTGCTATCGATAATCGCATGGTTTGTTTATATCGCGATGCTTTGGCAGCAATATCAAATTGGGGTAAAAGTAAAAACCGCCGTGATTTATACGCTTACAGGTGCAACCCTGTTATCGGCTGGTTACTTTGGCGCGAGAATTGTCAAAGAGCTGATACTTTCGTAA
- the ffh gene encoding signal recognition particle protein, producing the protein MFENLSDRLSRTLKNISGRGRLTEDNIKETLREVRMALLEADVALPVVREFVKSVKERAVGQEVAKSLTPGQVFVKIVQGELEKAMGESNEALDLSAQPPAVVMMAGLQGAGKTTSVAKLSKLLKERHKKSVLVVSADVYRPAAIKQLETLANEVDVQFFPSDISQKPIDIANAAIAHAKLKFIDVVIVDTAGRLHVDDAMMDEIKELHASINPVETLFTVDAMTGQDAANTAKAFNEALPLTGVVLTKVDGDARGGAALSIRHITGKPIKFLGVGEKTDALEPFHPDRVASRILGMGDVLSLVEEIERGVDKEKAMKLASKVKKGGKFDLEDFREQLAQMKNMGGMMNMIEKLPGVGQLPPEALAQVQDGKLTNQMEAIINSMTKAERARPDLIKGSRKRRIAAGSGTQIQDVNKLLKQFTQMQKMMKKMSSKGGMAKMMRGMQGMMPPGMKMPGR; encoded by the coding sequence ATGTTTGAGAATCTTAGTGACAGACTGTCCCGTACCTTGAAGAATATCAGCGGCCGTGGTCGTCTGACAGAAGACAATATTAAAGAAACACTACGTGAAGTACGTATGGCTTTATTAGAAGCCGATGTTGCTTTGCCAGTAGTTCGCGAGTTTGTAAAAAGTGTAAAAGAGCGTGCGGTAGGTCAAGAAGTTGCTAAGAGCCTTACCCCAGGTCAAGTTTTCGTTAAAATCGTTCAAGGTGAGCTTGAAAAGGCCATGGGTGAGTCTAACGAAGCATTAGATTTATCAGCTCAGCCGCCAGCAGTTGTGATGATGGCGGGCTTACAAGGTGCGGGTAAAACCACTTCGGTAGCCAAGCTTTCTAAACTATTAAAAGAGCGCCATAAGAAATCAGTATTGGTCGTAAGTGCTGACGTATACCGTCCAGCGGCTATTAAACAGCTTGAAACCCTTGCTAATGAAGTTGATGTACAGTTTTTCCCATCTGACATCAGCCAAAAGCCAATTGACATCGCCAATGCCGCAATTGCTCACGCCAAATTAAAGTTCATTGATGTGGTTATTGTGGATACCGCAGGTCGTCTTCACGTAGATGACGCCATGATGGATGAAATTAAAGAGCTGCACGCCAGTATCAATCCTGTAGAAACCTTATTTACGGTTGATGCAATGACTGGTCAAGATGCGGCGAATACCGCTAAAGCCTTTAATGAAGCACTGCCGCTGACCGGTGTTGTATTAACTAAGGTTGATGGTGATGCGCGTGGTGGTGCCGCACTTTCGATTCGTCACATTACCGGTAAGCCAATTAAGTTCTTGGGTGTGGGTGAAAAAACTGATGCTCTTGAGCCATTCCACCCAGATCGTGTGGCTTCTCGTATTCTTGGTATGGGCGATGTGCTTTCTCTCGTTGAAGAGATTGAGCGTGGCGTAGATAAAGAAAAAGCCATGAAGCTGGCTTCGAAAGTGAAGAAAGGTGGTAAATTCGACCTTGAAGACTTCCGTGAACAATTAGCGCAAATGAAGAATATGGGCGGCATGATGAACATGATTGAAAAGCTGCCGGGCGTTGGGCAACTACCGCCAGAAGCGTTAGCGCAAGTTCAAGATGGTAAGCTGACGAATCAAATGGAAGCCATCATCAATTCGATGACCAAAGCAGAACGTGCTCGCCCTGATTTAATTAAAGGTTCACGAAAGCGCCGTATTGCCGCTGGTTCGGGAACTCAAATTCAAGACGTCAACAAACTGCTTAAGCAATTTACTCAAATGCAAAAGATGATGAAGAAGATGTCATCAAAAGGCGGCATGGCGAAAATGATGCGTGGTATGCAAGGTATGATGCCGCCAGGCATGAAGATGCCGGGTAGATAA
- the rpsP gene encoding 30S ribosomal protein S16 — translation MVTIRLARGGAKKRPFYNIVVTDSRNARDGRFIERLGFFNPLAKGQEETLRVDLDRVEHWVGTGAQLSDRVAKLIKDARKAAA, via the coding sequence ATGGTTACCATTCGTTTAGCTCGTGGTGGCGCTAAGAAGCGTCCATTTTACAACATCGTAGTTACGGACAGCCGTAACGCTCGTGACGGTCGTTTCATCGAACGTTTAGGTTTCTTCAACCCTTTAGCTAAAGGTCAAGAAGAGACTCTACGTGTAGATCTAGACCGTGTTGAACACTGGGTTGGTACTGGTGCTCAACTAAGCGATCGTGTTGCAAAACTGATCAAAGACGCTCGTAAAGCAGCTGCTTAA
- the rimM gene encoding ribosome maturation factor RimM (Essential for efficient processing of 16S rRNA), with translation MSSNQQPVVLGKIGASHGVKGWMKITAYTDSVKGIFDYSPWLLKENGQWREVKVTDWRQQGKAVIASIEGIENREQAQLLTHCEIGVMPDEMQQLPEGEFYWKDLIGCEVINTKGYNMGKVEQLLETGSNDVLMVKANIKDAFGKKERLIPFVTEQFILEVKLPEKQILVDWEPDF, from the coding sequence ATGAGCAGTAACCAACAACCAGTTGTACTTGGTAAAATTGGCGCCAGTCATGGCGTTAAGGGTTGGATGAAAATCACGGCTTATACCGACTCTGTTAAAGGTATTTTTGATTACTCACCTTGGCTGCTTAAAGAAAACGGTCAATGGCGAGAGGTAAAGGTTACTGACTGGCGCCAGCAAGGCAAAGCGGTGATTGCTTCAATAGAAGGAATTGAAAACCGTGAGCAAGCTCAATTACTCACTCATTGTGAAATTGGGGTGATGCCAGATGAAATGCAACAATTGCCGGAAGGCGAGTTCTATTGGAAAGATCTAATAGGTTGCGAAGTAATTAATACCAAAGGCTACAACATGGGCAAAGTTGAGCAGTTACTTGAAACTGGTTCCAACGATGTACTTATGGTGAAAGCCAATATCAAAGATGCGTTTGGCAAAAAGGAACGTTTGATTCCTTTTGTCACAGAGCAATTCATCCTTGAGGTGAAATTGCCTGAGAAACAAATTTTAGTGGATTGGGAGCCGGACTTCTAA
- the trmD gene encoding tRNA (guanosine(37)-N1)-methyltransferase TrmD, with translation MWLGIITLFPEMFRAVTDFGVTGRAVKSGLLEVQLWNPRDFTHDKHRTVDDRPFGGGPGMLMMVQPLRDAIHAAKAAAGEGAKVIYLSPQGRKLTQNGVEELAENQKLILVCGRYEGIDERIIQQEVDEEWSIGDYVLSGGELPAMTLIDSVSRLVPGVLGKQASAEQDSFSDGLLDCPHYTRPETLDGVGVPKVLLSGNHKNIERWRHQQSLLRTLQRRPELFEKLALTDHQMALLSEVTSKTENK, from the coding sequence ATGTGGCTAGGGATCATCACTCTGTTTCCAGAGATGTTTCGCGCGGTTACAGACTTCGGAGTTACTGGACGAGCCGTTAAAAGCGGCTTATTAGAGGTGCAATTGTGGAATCCTCGTGATTTCACCCATGATAAACATCGCACTGTGGATGACCGACCTTTTGGTGGTGGCCCGGGGATGTTAATGATGGTGCAACCTTTAAGAGATGCCATTCATGCAGCTAAAGCCGCTGCGGGTGAAGGCGCGAAAGTGATCTATCTGTCCCCTCAAGGGCGCAAGCTCACCCAAAATGGGGTTGAGGAATTGGCAGAAAATCAAAAGCTGATTTTAGTGTGTGGTCGGTACGAGGGTATTGATGAACGCATTATTCAGCAAGAAGTGGATGAAGAGTGGTCAATTGGTGATTATGTGCTTTCGGGCGGTGAATTACCAGCGATGACTTTGATTGATTCAGTATCGAGATTGGTTCCTGGTGTACTAGGAAAGCAAGCCTCAGCCGAGCAAGACTCGTTCTCTGACGGATTACTGGATTGTCCTCACTATACGCGACCTGAAACCTTGGATGGTGTTGGTGTCCCAAAAGTTTTGCTAAGTGGCAACCACAAAAATATTGAACGCTGGCGTCATCAGCAAAGTTTGTTAAGAACTTTACAAAGACGACCAGAACTATTTGAAAAACTAGCTCTGACTGACCATCAAATGGCGCTTTTGTCTGAAGTAACGAGTAAGACAGAAAACAAATAG